One segment of Elusimicrobiota bacterium DNA contains the following:
- a CDS encoding DUF2723 domain-containing protein encodes MRREGALALAAAALGALLIYHACGTVAPFRDAGEFAVAARFLNVPHPPGYPFYTLLAKCWIGLIPFGNIAYRLNILSALAAAGAFYVLSLWLVRFFGIPRFWAALAALCLISTRFILGLSFVSEMYTLGLLWLAVLLYLIHDAEENPRSLALAGFLFPLALGTRLDLALAAVYALPFFPSWLSRPAQRKALLCSLPMLALGSTVFLYLPVRAAAGPLVNWGDPSSLGRLINSLIRKSHGSTVDLLSAEYARGELFWPDFRHWLNVCWATFGPLALLAPLGLFALWRQKRAWPGIICWLATVPMFCYLANLPPNPHAIKILEDHFIPGLLMAMLWAAAGLSRLGEWAPAKAGVDRARFAWANGGMITVAAAVALASLAAVRARPWSLRRNFYAHDYAVNIFRSAPPDSIVVLHEDVQLFSSWEAHLNRGRRPDLRLVAQGLSASPWYQEGLRRRWGYADLAFAGKLVEPGAWEHFARANARRKLLAGFETDVASALLRRRPQGLLVRLCFDEDRDCSGALDPWPFFIFRGSYRQDAERFFFNQDLIEDYGRAALEAGGALARAGNKENGLAFFKRSLFFSPLSVQAAIHSAYYLAERSDWPDSYFWWGRSREKLETLLGLARRYRSLDRVVAPIKRDLAYVLTSLGVASEKLGEPLQRSASWHQRAADTDPYSVTARYNLAAAYWKLKNAPAARREFEAVLRLDPNHGEAKKFLALLTSGR; translated from the coding sequence ATGCGGAGGGAGGGAGCCTTGGCTCTTGCGGCTGCGGCCTTGGGGGCGCTGTTGATTTATCATGCCTGCGGCACGGTCGCGCCTTTTCGCGACGCCGGGGAATTCGCGGTCGCGGCCCGGTTCCTCAACGTGCCCCACCCGCCGGGGTACCCATTCTACACGCTGCTGGCCAAATGTTGGATCGGCCTTATTCCCTTCGGCAACATCGCCTACCGGCTCAATATTCTCTCCGCGTTGGCCGCGGCCGGGGCTTTTTACGTCCTGTCCTTATGGCTTGTTCGTTTTTTTGGGATTCCTCGTTTTTGGGCGGCGTTGGCGGCCCTTTGCCTGATCTCAACACGGTTTATTCTGGGCCTCTCCTTCGTCTCCGAGATGTATACGCTCGGATTATTATGGCTGGCCGTTCTTCTGTATTTAATTCATGACGCCGAAGAAAACCCGCGCTCGTTGGCGCTGGCGGGATTTCTTTTCCCGCTCGCCTTGGGCACCAGATTGGATTTGGCGTTGGCCGCGGTTTATGCCCTGCCTTTTTTTCCGTCTTGGTTGAGCCGGCCCGCGCAGCGCAAAGCGCTGCTGTGCTCGTTGCCCATGCTGGCCTTGGGTTCGACTGTTTTTTTGTACTTGCCCGTGCGCGCCGCGGCCGGGCCTCTGGTCAATTGGGGCGATCCGTCTTCTTTGGGGAGGTTGATCAACAGCCTCATCCGCAAAAGCCACGGCTCCACCGTTGATTTGCTGTCCGCGGAATACGCCAGAGGGGAGCTGTTCTGGCCGGATTTCCGGCATTGGCTCAACGTTTGTTGGGCAACGTTCGGCCCGTTGGCTTTATTGGCGCCGCTTGGATTGTTTGCGTTGTGGCGGCAAAAGCGCGCTTGGCCCGGCATTATTTGCTGGCTGGCGACGGTTCCGATGTTTTGCTATCTGGCCAATCTGCCGCCGAATCCTCATGCCATCAAGATACTGGAGGATCATTTCATCCCCGGCCTGCTGATGGCCATGCTTTGGGCGGCCGCGGGTTTAAGCCGCCTTGGCGAATGGGCGCCGGCCAAGGCGGGCGTTGACCGGGCGCGTTTTGCCTGGGCGAACGGGGGGATGATAACGGTCGCCGCCGCCGTCGCCCTCGCGTCATTGGCCGCGGTCCGCGCCCGGCCGTGGAGCCTGAGGCGGAATTTTTACGCCCATGATTACGCCGTGAATATTTTCCGCAGCGCGCCGCCTGATTCCATCGTGGTGCTGCATGAGGACGTCCAGTTGTTTTCGTCCTGGGAGGCTCATCTCAATCGGGGGCGGCGGCCGGATTTAAGGCTGGTGGCCCAGGGCCTTTCCGCCAGCCCATGGTATCAGGAGGGATTGAGGCGGCGCTGGGGTTACGCGGACCTTGCGTTCGCGGGCAAGCTCGTTGAGCCCGGCGCCTGGGAACATTTCGCGCGGGCGAATGCCCGCCGCAAGCTGTTGGCCGGTTTTGAAACCGACGTCGCATCGGCGTTGTTGCGGCGCCGGCCGCAGGGTCTTTTGGTCCGTCTCTGCTTTGACGAGGATCGCGATTGCTCCGGAGCCCTTGATCCATGGCCTTTTTTTATTTTCAGGGGTTCTTACCGGCAGGACGCCGAGCGGTTCTTTTTCAATCAGGACTTGATCGAAGATTACGGCCGCGCCGCTTTGGAAGCCGGCGGGGCCTTGGCGCGCGCGGGAAATAAAGAGAACGGGCTCGCGTTTTTCAAGCGCTCCCTGTTTTTCAGTCCGTTGTCGGTTCAAGCCGCGATTCACAGCGCCTATTACTTGGCTGAGCGTTCCGATTGGCCGGATTCGTATTTTTGGTGGGGTAGAAGCCGGGAAAAACTGGAAACGCTGCTTGGCTTGGCCCGCCGTTACAGAAGCTTGGACCGAGTGGTCGCTCCGATCAAAAGGGATTTGGCGTATGTGCTGACATCGCTGGGCGTGGCCTCTGAGAAATTGGGGGAGCCGTTGCAACGGTCTGCGTCCTGGCATCAGCGCGCGGCTGACACGGATCCCTACAGCGTCACGGCCCGCTACAATTTAGCCGCCGCTTATTGGAAGTTAAAGAACGCGCCCGCGGCGCGCCGGGAATTTGAGGCGGTGCTCAGGCTCGATCCCAATCATGGGGAAGCCAAAAAATTTTTGGCTTTGCTCACGAGCGGGCGCTAA
- a CDS encoding methyltransferase domain-containing protein, with protein sequence MPKQTFLRDLGDTLSLVKLLLRPGKNRPDLVYDLLSDRSHLGDRTLYLNLGYWDGARDYDHACELLARELAQAAHMGPDDEVLDVGFGFADQDMYWAQAFKPKRIAGLNITASQVRAARERVRERGLENRIALHVGSAMQMPFASGSFDKVTALETAFHYNTREDFFREAFRVLKPGGLLATADIIPREGIPVLGFAWRLGEYFGRSFWQIPKDNMYTADVYADKLRGAGFSQVNIRSIREQVFEPFVSYSRRRLDDPVLIKRISPAMRACWKASVWDNKPWSRYDYIIATARKN encoded by the coding sequence ATGCCTAAACAAACATTCCTGCGCGATTTGGGCGACACCTTAAGCCTGGTTAAACTTTTGCTGCGTCCCGGCAAGAACCGGCCGGATTTGGTTTATGACTTGCTGTCGGATCGCAGCCATTTAGGGGACCGGACTCTTTATTTGAATCTCGGCTATTGGGACGGCGCCCGGGATTACGATCATGCTTGCGAGCTGTTGGCCCGCGAATTAGCCCAAGCCGCGCACATGGGCCCCGATGACGAGGTTCTCGACGTGGGTTTCGGCTTCGCGGATCAAGATATGTATTGGGCCCAGGCGTTCAAGCCTAAACGCATCGCCGGTTTAAACATCACCGCTTCGCAAGTGCGCGCGGCCCGCGAACGCGTGCGCGAACGGGGGCTTGAAAACCGCATCGCGCTTCACGTGGGCTCGGCGATGCAAATGCCCTTTGCCTCAGGCTCCTTCGACAAGGTGACGGCCCTGGAAACGGCGTTTCATTACAACACCAGAGAGGATTTTTTCCGCGAGGCTTTCCGCGTGCTTAAGCCCGGCGGATTGCTCGCGACCGCGGACATTATCCCCAGAGAGGGCATCCCCGTCTTAGGGTTCGCTTGGCGGCTGGGGGAATATTTTGGGCGCTCCTTCTGGCAAATCCCCAAAGACAATATGTACACGGCCGATGTGTACGCCGATAAGCTGCGCGGCGCGGGTTTTTCGCAGGTCAATATCCGCTCGATCAGAGAGCAGGTGTTCGAGCCTTTCGTGAGCTATTCCCGGCGGCGTTTGGACGATCCCGTGCTCATTAAACGCATCAGTCCGGCCATGCGCGCTTGTTGGAAAGCCAGCGTGTGGGACAACAAGCCTTGGAGCCGCTACGACTATATTATCGCGACGGCGAGGAAGAATTAA
- a CDS encoding glycosyltransferase family 39 protein, which yields MRPKFFAPAAVLAAAGLIVSYPVSWANLFKPNPIKTVQLVSGENALPENALTRGVYQSKDGFALSSSEGGRLILNYPALGPSPATYDFSFWSKDPVRGQVLLIQDNRTIYAKTITHRYNHGRLPPAIDTDKPLSVAFLTEPSPEKYYWFLEIFTLSQAQRDLPLPNVPLGCLAFCFGVLLYRYASWRRIPGPVRLVAFFAPVAAGLFIDVLQPFPFDAVTLGLMFLSVLAAYAYERRGRRQQLPWLWFLAAATLAGFVLRWQELLAVQYLPLQGDAPGFFQLARDLQWSRPLDTGIREPFFVWAARLGLALAPDTDFHFRLITLDLGLALIPMVFFVFRRALGEPTALLAASLMAINPFSAQMACKGLRLEIYTLEILALTWVLLGSPTLRRAMLAGVIAAAICLTRVNSLIAVIPLILFWALRPRRWREGLLTLGVLASAMAPYFWHTHRQWGSPLGQLNAHTAFYRNIEKTGRPSYEGGTVSAFHYLFGERGCWPLIKQTASGYGRIFFNPKNRFNKIFLGVRKSAANWILFPFFLIGLVLSLRRWPQRWYLLICMVFLNGLPFLESYFYEMRLLFHVAPFFAAFTALGLIWAFERLKERRRYA from the coding sequence GTGAGGCCCAAGTTTTTTGCACCTGCCGCTGTTCTGGCCGCGGCCGGGCTGATCGTTTCCTACCCCGTCTCCTGGGCTAATCTCTTCAAGCCCAATCCCATCAAAACCGTTCAGCTTGTTTCCGGAGAAAATGCCTTGCCGGAGAATGCCTTGACCCGGGGCGTTTATCAATCCAAGGACGGATTCGCCTTGTCATCGAGCGAAGGGGGGCGGCTCATCCTGAATTACCCGGCCTTGGGTCCGTCGCCGGCAACCTATGATTTTTCTTTTTGGAGCAAAGACCCTGTCCGCGGCCAAGTCCTGCTGATTCAAGACAATCGCACGATTTACGCCAAAACCATCACTCATCGCTACAATCACGGCCGCCTGCCCCCGGCCATCGATACGGACAAGCCTTTGAGTGTGGCCTTTTTAACCGAGCCCTCTCCTGAGAAATACTATTGGTTTTTGGAAATTTTCACTCTGTCGCAAGCCCAGCGCGACTTGCCCCTTCCCAATGTTCCGTTGGGGTGCTTGGCATTTTGCTTCGGGGTTTTGCTTTACCGTTACGCGTCGTGGCGGCGCATTCCGGGTCCGGTCCGCCTCGTGGCTTTTTTTGCGCCCGTGGCCGCCGGGCTGTTCATCGACGTCCTGCAGCCGTTTCCATTCGACGCGGTGACGTTGGGGTTGATGTTTTTGTCCGTGCTCGCGGCTTACGCCTATGAGCGCCGTGGCCGCCGGCAGCAACTCCCTTGGCTTTGGTTCCTGGCCGCGGCGACGTTGGCCGGATTTGTTTTGCGATGGCAGGAACTCTTGGCCGTCCAATACCTGCCTCTTCAAGGCGATGCGCCGGGGTTTTTCCAATTGGCCCGTGATCTTCAGTGGTCGCGCCCATTGGACACCGGCATCCGCGAGCCGTTTTTTGTCTGGGCCGCGCGTTTGGGCCTGGCGTTGGCGCCGGATACTGATTTTCATTTCCGCCTGATCACCTTGGACTTGGGCCTGGCCCTGATCCCCATGGTTTTTTTCGTTTTTCGCCGCGCGTTGGGCGAGCCCACGGCATTGCTGGCCGCTTCGCTCATGGCCATCAATCCGTTTTCCGCGCAGATGGCTTGCAAGGGTTTGCGTCTGGAAATCTACACCCTGGAGATTTTGGCGTTGACTTGGGTTCTGCTGGGATCGCCGACCCTGCGCCGCGCGATGTTGGCCGGCGTTATCGCAGCGGCCATCTGCCTGACGCGCGTCAATTCGTTGATTGCCGTGATCCCGTTGATTCTTTTTTGGGCCCTACGGCCTAGGCGATGGCGCGAAGGTCTGTTGACGCTGGGCGTGCTGGCGTCGGCGATGGCGCCTTATTTTTGGCATACGCATCGGCAATGGGGTTCGCCGTTGGGCCAATTAAACGCGCATACCGCCTTCTATCGGAACATTGAAAAAACCGGGCGGCCCTCGTATGAAGGGGGAACCGTCTCCGCGTTCCATTATTTGTTCGGAGAGCGCGGGTGTTGGCCGTTGATCAAGCAGACGGCGTCAGGCTACGGGCGCATTTTTTTCAACCCCAAGAACAGGTTCAACAAAATTTTTCTGGGCGTGCGAAAAAGCGCGGCGAATTGGATCCTCTTCCCGTTTTTTCTCATCGGGCTGGTCCTGTCTCTGCGGCGTTGGCCCCAGCGATGGTATTTGTTGATTTGCATGGTTTTTTTAAACGGTTTGCCGTTTTTGGAGAGTTATTTCTACGAAATGCGTCTGCTTTTTCACGTGGCGCCGTTTTTTGCGGCGTTCACGGCCCTGGGCCTGATTTGGGCCTTCGAACGATTAAAAGAGAGGAGGCGTTATGCCTAA
- a CDS encoding glycosyltransferase family 39 protein, giving the protein MAAVAKIFGANWRRVALAALAVFYCYHGHRAVVTLSPTYDEPFHITNGYVILKNADYEFGTVWAAPLAEMAAAAPLLFLPKGERPILQVAHPDYRGSRDYPFADFFFYKNRTSPERMLVLARRACWWAFLPLLIVALNYLGAALGGSVAFWSLCLFFTEPNLLAHAALANADFASAALYCLSFAAAVLAVRRPSSWAAAGLGVSLALALTVKYPNALLCFSIAVYLWLERAAIRRNSLRARHLVLALAGFVAAFCLVYRGVNVGAYWDGIKYTLTQARELGRSSFFWGRHSTEGRLAYFPALVLLKTNLPHLAAAMAGLFLLILRWRREKEPLVLAAIVVPGLHFALAMTSKVQLGLRYILPVYPFFILWAGEALSRLEKKKPALVWLCAGGIGLGALSMHRVSPWLIAYFNEAAGGPAQSHRYFTDSNNDWGQALGDLARYVRGQGVGSIYFSYFGFADPNHYGLNYIPVGFVSTVARPGNPQHSPLKESKIYLAVSATNYRATYFADRDIFRWLDAVEPEAVFGYSIFLYDLTNKPEALSRLSGLVQAAGFPDEARRLRAGR; this is encoded by the coding sequence GTGGCGGCCGTCGCAAAGATATTCGGGGCGAATTGGCGGCGCGTCGCGCTCGCGGCCCTAGCCGTGTTTTACTGTTACCACGGCCATCGCGCCGTTGTAACGCTCTCGCCGACCTATGACGAGCCCTTTCACATCACCAACGGCTATGTGATTCTCAAAAACGCGGATTATGAGTTCGGGACGGTTTGGGCCGCGCCTTTGGCTGAGATGGCGGCCGCGGCGCCTCTTCTTTTTTTGCCCAAGGGCGAGCGGCCCATCCTGCAAGTCGCTCATCCCGATTACCGGGGGAGCCGGGATTACCCATTCGCGGATTTTTTCTTCTACAAGAATAGGACAAGCCCTGAGCGCATGCTTGTTTTGGCCCGGCGGGCTTGTTGGTGGGCGTTTTTGCCTTTGCTGATCGTCGCCCTGAATTATCTGGGAGCGGCATTGGGAGGGAGCGTCGCGTTCTGGAGCCTGTGCCTTTTTTTCACGGAGCCCAATCTTTTGGCTCACGCGGCCTTGGCCAACGCGGATTTTGCCTCGGCCGCGCTTTATTGCCTGAGTTTCGCGGCCGCGGTCCTGGCCGTGCGCCGTCCCTCGTCCTGGGCGGCCGCCGGGTTGGGCGTCTCATTGGCCTTGGCGCTCACCGTAAAATACCCGAACGCGCTTTTGTGTTTTTCCATCGCCGTTTATTTGTGGCTTGAGCGCGCGGCCATCAGGCGAAATTCCCTGCGGGCGAGGCATTTGGTCTTGGCGCTGGCGGGCTTTGTTGCGGCTTTTTGCCTCGTTTATCGCGGTGTCAATGTCGGCGCGTATTGGGATGGGATTAAGTACACGTTAACCCAAGCCCGCGAACTCGGCCGCTCCAGTTTTTTTTGGGGCCGCCATTCCACCGAAGGCCGGCTCGCTTATTTCCCCGCGCTTGTTTTGTTGAAAACGAATCTTCCCCATCTGGCGGCTGCAATGGCGGGCCTGTTCTTGCTCATTCTTCGCTGGCGGCGCGAGAAAGAGCCGTTGGTGTTGGCCGCGATTGTCGTGCCCGGTTTGCATTTCGCTTTGGCGATGACGTCGAAAGTGCAGTTGGGCTTGCGCTACATTCTTCCCGTTTATCCGTTTTTCATTCTTTGGGCAGGGGAGGCCCTGTCCCGGTTGGAGAAGAAAAAACCGGCGCTCGTTTGGCTTTGCGCAGGCGGCATCGGCCTGGGCGCGTTGAGCATGCACCGCGTTTCTCCCTGGCTGATCGCTTATTTCAACGAAGCCGCGGGCGGCCCCGCTCAAAGCCACCGGTATTTCACCGATTCAAACAACGACTGGGGCCAGGCGTTGGGCGATTTGGCCCGTTATGTGCGCGGGCAAGGCGTGGGCTCGATTTATTTTTCTTATTTCGGATTCGCGGACCCCAATCATTACGGCCTAAATTACATCCCCGTGGGCTTCGTCAGCACCGTGGCGCGCCCCGGCAATCCGCAACACAGCCCTCTGAAGGAATCGAAAATTTATTTGGCGGTTTCCGCGACCAATTACCGGGCCACGTATTTTGCCGACCGGGATATTTTCCGCTGGCTCGACGCCGTCGAGCCTGAAGCCGTTTTCGGCTACTCGATTTTTCTCTACGATTTGACGAACAAGCCGGAAGCATTGAGCCGGTTGTCCGGTTTGGTGCAAGCCGCCGGTTTTCCCGATGAAGCGCGGCGATTAAGGGCGGGCCGCTGA
- a CDS encoding tetratricopeptide repeat protein encodes MRIGFIFLAIAALALESDRFLFHPLEDELERGRFSEAQKTGERDKDPVVAPLAAMFQGDYARAKQLIRKSKPPLDPLKSLGWERLTHYVDLMFYLEKRFAEEEVHGAMRWRAPARDQVLKGGARRAFEGCRKEVAAWLGVEPAQSTLIEIYRTKNDFASASTLGDELLKKSGVIGIAKFYRVMMITPEALPFGYSWQDTLCHEYIHHALKVRTGLALPLWFQEGMARAHEALWRGQGLELSPGDREALLFAAKEGRLVEFVRMEPSLVYLKDEEEISLAFTQVALAVDQLKPKLKALVDSVAGGKTFAQSFKAVYGRPLEDFEKELHASWREQAQEKNLTKRSGALRTVLMMGEAESAEKLFLGPQIKHLLTLGDRLRVRGNGAAALRLYQQAREQEPANPYVLSRIARAESALGKREEALITAKELARSNPSWPPVYEILGEIYESRGLYKDAVGSYRRYFDFNPYHKELYKKVAFLHIDLGEPRLALPLFEAALILDPKDAEAVEAQKAIKEKK; translated from the coding sequence ATGAGAATCGGGTTTATTTTTTTAGCGATCGCGGCCCTGGCCTTGGAATCGGACCGTTTTCTTTTTCATCCCCTTGAGGATGAACTGGAACGGGGCCGTTTCAGCGAGGCCCAAAAGACGGGCGAACGCGACAAGGACCCGGTCGTGGCGCCGCTGGCGGCCATGTTTCAGGGCGATTACGCCCGGGCCAAACAATTGATCCGCAAATCAAAGCCCCCTCTCGACCCGTTGAAAAGTTTGGGATGGGAGCGTTTAACCCATTATGTCGATCTTATGTTTTATCTTGAGAAACGCTTCGCCGAAGAGGAGGTTCACGGCGCGATGCGCTGGCGGGCTCCGGCGCGCGATCAGGTGTTAAAAGGCGGCGCCCGCCGGGCGTTCGAGGGCTGCCGCAAGGAAGTGGCGGCGTGGCTCGGCGTGGAACCGGCCCAATCCACGTTGATCGAGATTTACCGCACGAAAAATGATTTCGCCTCGGCGTCGACGTTGGGCGACGAGTTGTTGAAGAAAAGCGGCGTCATCGGCATCGCGAAATTTTACCGCGTCATGATGATCACGCCCGAGGCCCTGCCTTTCGGCTACTCCTGGCAAGATACGCTTTGCCATGAGTATATCCACCATGCCCTGAAAGTCAGGACCGGATTGGCGCTGCCGTTGTGGTTCCAGGAGGGGATGGCCCGCGCCCATGAAGCTCTTTGGCGGGGCCAAGGGCTTGAGCTTTCTCCGGGCGACCGGGAGGCCTTGCTCTTCGCCGCGAAGGAGGGGCGTTTGGTTGAATTCGTTCGCATGGAGCCGTCCTTGGTTTATTTGAAAGACGAAGAGGAAATTTCCCTGGCCTTCACCCAAGTGGCGTTGGCTGTGGACCAATTGAAGCCGAAACTCAAAGCCCTCGTGGATTCCGTGGCCGGGGGCAAGACCTTCGCTCAGTCATTCAAGGCGGTTTACGGGCGGCCGCTGGAGGATTTTGAGAAGGAGCTTCATGCCTCCTGGCGCGAACAGGCCCAAGAGAAGAATCTTACCAAGAGAAGCGGCGCGCTAAGAACGGTGTTGATGATGGGCGAGGCCGAATCCGCGGAAAAGCTTTTTCTGGGCCCGCAGATCAAGCATTTGTTGACCTTGGGCGACCGTTTGCGCGTGCGCGGCAACGGCGCCGCTGCCCTGCGCCTCTATCAGCAGGCGCGCGAGCAGGAGCCCGCCAATCCGTATGTGCTCTCAAGAATAGCCAGAGCCGAATCCGCTCTGGGCAAGCGCGAGGAAGCGCTGATCACGGCCAAGGAATTGGCGCGCAGCAATCCCAGCTGGCCCCCTGTTTACGAAATTTTGGGGGAGATTTATGAAAGCCGGGGGCTCTATAAAGACGCCGTCGGCAGTTACCGGCGTTATTTTGATTTTAATCCCTACCATAAAGAGCTGTATAAAAAAGTCGCGTTCCTGCATATTGACCTGGGCGAGCCGCGCCTGGCCCTTCCTTTATTTGAGGCTGCGTTGATCCTCGATCCCAAAGATGCGGAAGCCGTCGAGGCCCAAAAAGCCATCAAGGAAAAGAAGTAA
- a CDS encoding DUF799 family lipoprotein: MAFPRIVKPFLGAGLLAACATGSHFIKPGYQPPRLLAVLPMNNHTTDLDGPVAVRYWFDQRLTERKGYQTKNLDQMDESLRAMGITDGGQLAGTTPQELGRRLGVDAVIYCDLLEFQYQTTGFLNVRKVRARFKMVNCTTGETLWENEGLGANSEGAVSSSAALQAGIKHLSAQLTEKAMQSPLRTEIWDMVWNAIEFLPRGR; the protein is encoded by the coding sequence TTGGCATTTCCGAGGATCGTAAAACCGTTTCTCGGAGCGGGTCTTTTAGCGGCCTGCGCCACGGGCAGCCATTTCATCAAGCCCGGCTATCAGCCGCCGCGTTTATTGGCGGTCCTGCCCATGAACAATCACACAACGGACTTGGATGGGCCCGTCGCGGTCCGGTATTGGTTCGACCAGCGGCTGACTGAACGAAAGGGCTATCAAACGAAAAATCTCGACCAGATGGATGAATCACTGCGCGCCATGGGCATCACGGACGGCGGTCAATTGGCCGGGACCACGCCGCAGGAACTCGGCCGCCGCCTCGGCGTCGACGCCGTGATTTACTGCGACCTTCTTGAATTTCAGTATCAGACCACGGGATTTCTCAACGTGCGCAAAGTGCGCGCCCGATTCAAAATGGTCAATTGCACGACGGGCGAAACTCTTTGGGAAAACGAGGGGCTGGGGGCTAATTCGGAGGGAGCTGTTTCCTCGTCAGCCGCGCTGCAAGCGGGAATAAAGCATCTGAGCGCTCAACTGACGGAAAAGGCGATGCAGAGCCCGCTCAGGACGGAAATCTGGGATATGGTTTGGAACGCGATCGAATTTTTGCCGAGGGGCAGATGA